Proteins encoded by one window of bacterium:
- a CDS encoding phosphoribosyltransferase, which produces MRFGERCLDAGMDSLEQALALARDEAWELEADAAGLGADCLLCLGEYRCGRLEHSYSRALMEFKDNKGRFGRAGDGARHNMIFFARCLAVAILAGPLGDNLSLGAIVPPKLNQPPADYHLSGLAHAVGCILEGACAPGCFRLEQGLLAFRSEIPPLKSVALSCREEVIHRGILCRRELNGCPVLLLDDILASGATVRECVRALREAGAGAVAVLALARRVE; this is translated from the coding sequence ATGCGATTCGGTGAAAGGTGTCTCGATGCGGGGATGGACAGCCTGGAGCAGGCCCTCGCCCTGGCACGGGACGAAGCCTGGGAGCTTGAGGCCGATGCTGCCGGCCTGGGCGCGGACTGCCTGCTCTGCCTGGGCGAGTACCGTTGCGGGCGCCTGGAGCACTCCTATTCGCGGGCGCTGATGGAGTTCAAGGACAACAAGGGACGGTTCGGGCGGGCCGGGGACGGGGCACGCCACAATATGATTTTCTTCGCCCGTTGCCTGGCCGTCGCGATCCTGGCCGGGCCGCTGGGCGATAACCTGAGCCTGGGGGCCATCGTGCCGCCCAAGCTCAATCAGCCCCCCGCGGACTACCACCTGAGCGGGCTGGCGCACGCGGTCGGCTGCATTCTGGAGGGCGCCTGCGCTCCGGGCTGTTTCCGCCTGGAGCAGGGGCTGCTGGCTTTCCGCAGCGAGATCCCGCCCCTCAAGAGCGTGGCCCTGAGCTGCCGCGAGGAGGTGATCCACCGCGGCATCCTCTGCCGCCGCGAGTTGAACGGTTGCCCCGTGCTTCTGCTGGATGACATCCTGGCCAGCGGGGCCACGGTCCGCGAGTGCGTGCGCGCCCTGCGCGAGGCCGGAGCGGGCGCGGTGGCCGTGCTGGCCCTGGCGCGCCGGGTGGAGTGA